CGGCAGGCCGTAGTAGAGGACGAACAGCTGGGCCAGCAGCGGCGTCCCGCGGATCAGTTCGGTGTAGGCCAGCGCGAGCCAGCGCAAGGGGCCGCCGTACACGCGGAGCACGGCGACCGGCACCGCGATGCAGAAGCCGAGCGCGATGGCCGCGACCGTGAGGAGGATCGTGTACCACGCGCCCGACGCCAGCGCGGGCGCGATATCGATCGCCAGCGCGGTGCCGTCGAACAGGCTGGCGAGCCAGTCCACTGGGATGGCGATCGGCCCGATTGGCAGGGCCACCTGCTTGCCCTCGAACACCGCCGCGGCGGACTCGAACACGGCCCCCGAGAAGAACGGCTCGCCGGCGCCGGGCCCGACGCCCCACCGGCCGAGCGTCCAGTCGTACAGCCAGCGAGTGAGGAGCCAGCCCCAGAAGAGCACGAACCCGAGGGTCGCGAGCGTCCACTCCGCGTCGGCGATCGAGGATCGGAGTCGCTCGAGGGCGATTGCCGGCGTAGACTCGGATTTCGCGCCGCTCATCCGATCGTCGCCTCCGTTCGGTCACTCATGGCTGATGCTCTGGAAAAACTGTGCGGTTCGGTCGTGGTCCGGGTTCTCGAACAGTTTCTCGGGCGGGCCGCGCTCGACGATCTGCCCGTCCGCGAGGAAGGTGATGTTCGTCGCGCCGCCGCGCGCGAAGCGCATCTCGTGGGTGACCACGACCATCGTCATCCCCGCCTCGACGAGTTCGTCCATCACCTCGAGCACCTCGTTGCTCAGTTCCGGGTCGAGGGCGCTGGTCGGCTCGTCGAACAGCATGACCTCGGGGTCCATCGCCAGCGCGCGGGCGATCCCGACGCGCTGTTTCTGGCCGCCCGAGAGCTGCGCCGGGTAGGAGTCGGCCTGATCCGCGAGTCCGACGCGCTCGAGTTCGGCGTCGGCCCGCTGCCGGGCTTCGTCCTTGGGGATCCCCTTGACTTTGCGGAGGCCGAGCGTGACGTTCTCGCGCGCGGTGAGGTGGGCGAAGAGGTTGATGTCCTGGAACACCATCCCGATCTGCTGGCGGATCTCGTTCGGGTCGGTCTCGGGCGCGGTCACCTCCGTGTCGCCGAGGTAGACGTGGCCGCTGTCGACGGGGGTGAGCAGATTGAGACACCGCAGGAGCGTCGACTTGCCGGAACCGCTGGGGCCGACCAGCACCTCGACGTCGCCGCGGTCGATCTCGAGATCGATGCCGAGCAGGACCTCCTCGTCGCCGTAGGATTTGTGGAGGTCCTCGATTCGCAACAGCGGCTCGCCGGTCCCGGTGCCGGGCCTCGAGCCCGTGCCGGCACTGTCCGTGCCGTCGGCTGCGCCTGCGGTCGATGCGTCGGTCTCGGTGCGTCGGTCGTCCGTATGGGTTGGGTGGTCGCTCACGACGATTCACCTGGAATTGCGAAGCGGTTGCTCACGAAGTCGAGCGTGCGGTTCGTTGTGAAGGTCAGGACGAAGTAGACCAGACTGATGAACAGGATCACCTCGAGGACGGCGGTCGTCTGCTGTGTGAACAGGTCCTGACTGCGCTTGAGTAGCTCCCCGAGTCCGATCGCGAAGGCGATCGACGTGTCCTTCAGCACGATGGTGAACTCGTTCTGGAAGCCGGGCACGCTGCGGCGCAGCGCCTGCGGGACGATCACGTGCCGGATCGCCTCGAGGCGGCTCATCCCGATCGAGCGGGCGGCTTCCATCTGACCCTCGTCGATGCTCTGTAAGGCGCCCCGGAAGATCTGGGACTGGTAGGCGGCGCTCCGGAAGCCGAGCGCGAGCGTGGCCGCGAAGAAGGCCT
The DNA window shown above is from Halopiger xanaduensis SH-6 and carries:
- a CDS encoding amino acid ABC transporter ATP-binding protein; translation: MSDHPTHTDDRRTETDASTAGAADGTDSAGTGSRPGTGTGEPLLRIEDLHKSYGDEEVLLGIDLEIDRGDVEVLVGPSGSGKSTLLRCLNLLTPVDSGHVYLGDTEVTAPETDPNEIRQQIGMVFQDINLFAHLTARENVTLGLRKVKGIPKDEARQRADAELERVGLADQADSYPAQLSGGQKQRVGIARALAMDPEVMLFDEPTSALDPELSNEVLEVMDELVEAGMTMVVVTHEMRFARGGATNITFLADGQIVERGPPEKLFENPDHDRTAQFFQSISHE